The following proteins are encoded in a genomic region of Streptomyces sp. NBC_01723:
- a CDS encoding Uma2 family endonuclease: MTVMAEHTSQMSVDEFETIASAAPETVTLEFIDGRIGVKQVTDGDHDTIVSWLAKRCIQARPDLDLYHARGLRVDAYRESRARPDAVLVPEAHFAGYGEWADPAGVLMVVEVTSYDSDTDRRDRHEKPAAYGQAGIPLYMLIDRDSCTVTVHSSPDRQVGGYRDARVTKFGEALVLPDPVDITLDTEILKNYVR, translated from the coding sequence ATGACGGTTATGGCCGAGCACACGTCTCAGATGTCGGTGGACGAGTTCGAAACGATCGCTTCCGCCGCTCCCGAGACCGTCACGTTGGAGTTCATTGACGGACGGATCGGGGTCAAACAAGTGACCGACGGGGATCACGACACCATCGTGTCCTGGCTGGCCAAGCGCTGCATTCAGGCCAGGCCGGACCTGGACCTTTACCACGCGCGAGGCCTCCGCGTCGACGCGTACCGCGAGAGCAGGGCCCGGCCGGACGCCGTGCTGGTGCCCGAGGCCCACTTCGCGGGATATGGCGAATGGGCCGATCCGGCTGGAGTGCTCATGGTCGTCGAGGTCACCTCGTACGACTCCGACACGGATCGGCGGGACCGGCACGAGAAACCGGCCGCGTACGGGCAGGCGGGGATCCCCTTGTACATGCTCATCGACCGGGACAGTTGCACCGTCACCGTGCACAGCTCCCCCGACCGCCAGGTCGGCGGATACCGGGACGCCCGCGTCACGAAGTTCGGTGAGGCGTTGGTCCTCCCCGACCCCGTCGACATCACACTCGACACGGAGATCCTCAAGAACTACGTGCGCTGA
- a CDS encoding ArsR/SmtB family transcription factor yields the protein MADLERRLAVLEAADRRAPGPKEGDLWALDGLKAQLTELGAAAGGVLFTGSVRLPTGEQYAWQHGALTEGLLDADWAESAEVFAALGHPVRLRLLREILGGRRTAAELAELDGVGTTGQIYHHLRQLTGAGWLHATGRGRHEVPPGRVVPLLVALSTARH from the coding sequence ATGGCCGACCTCGAACGGCGCCTCGCCGTCCTGGAAGCCGCCGACCGGCGCGCCCCCGGCCCGAAGGAGGGGGACCTCTGGGCCCTGGATGGGCTGAAAGCGCAGCTCACCGAGTTGGGGGCGGCCGCCGGCGGCGTCCTGTTCACCGGCTCCGTCCGGCTGCCGACCGGTGAGCAGTACGCCTGGCAGCACGGAGCGCTCACCGAGGGACTGTTGGACGCCGACTGGGCCGAGTCCGCCGAGGTGTTCGCCGCGCTCGGTCATCCGGTACGGCTGCGGCTGCTGCGCGAGATCCTCGGCGGCCGGCGCACCGCGGCCGAACTGGCCGAGCTGGACGGCGTGGGCACGACCGGCCAGATCTACCACCACCTGCGCCAGCTCACCGGCGCCGGCTGGCTGCACGCCACCGGCCGGGGGCGCCACGAGGTGCCGCCGGGGCGGGTCGTACCGCTGCTGGTGGCGCTCTCGACGGCCCGGCACTGA